The Halomonas sp. THAF5a genome segment ATATACCGGATAATAGCCGAAATGTATATCACGAGTGTGACTTGCTGGTCATTGCCGAGAGCTTCGCTGCAGTGGTGGAGCTCAAGCACTGGCAAGGCGAGATCGACATTGGTCATAACGTTTGGCGGCGCAACGGTACAGCCATCCGCGACCCACACGAAGTCAACCTGCCAAAAGCGAAAGTATTTAAAAGTTTGCTGGAGCAAACGCTTCCGGCAGCAAGAATCCCGTTCGTGCAGTCCATTGTCGTGCTGACTGCCGATAATGCGAGCGTCAGCGGCGCGCATGCAGCGTTTGACATCATCAAGTTGCTTGACGAGACCAAGGGCAAAATTGGTGATCATCTTACCTTCGATGGCATCGATGAGCTAGCCAAGTATCTGCGTGAGCGAATAAAGCGCGATTTTGCTGCCGGGCGCCAGCAGGTAAGCCCACAGGACTTCGGAAAGCTCAAGAAAAAGCTTGATGAGCGCTTTGTTGATGGTCTGCGGCGCAAGGACTTTTCTGATCAGATCTCTGGCTTTAAGATCCGCCAAGAAATCGAGCACACGGCGCGTTTTGTTAGCTACCTAGCCGAAGCTAATCCGTCCCGGGGCGACATGCTTTACCGCTTGCGGGTATTCGGTTCGGCGAGTATCGATCCAGCTGTGCAAGCCCGACAGTTCCGTAGCCTCGACGCGCTCGAGCGGCTGTCGCCTCACCCGCATATCCGACCAACCCATCGTCACCCCAATGAGCGTAACCTTGTGGTTGAGGTCTGTCCTTGGGGTGACGTTCAGACGTTGGATCAGGTGCTTGAGAGCGGCACGACCCTGAGCCACGAGTTCACCGTACGGGTGGTTCGTGATCTAGCCTTCGCGCTGGCCCACGTGCATGCCGACGCCACACTTATACACCGTAACCTGACCCCGCGCAGCGTAATTGTTGGCCGTGACGATCACGTCGAGCTGACCGATTTTGATCTAGCTTTCGATGCTGGTGCTGATTACACGGTTATCAGCGATGACTTGACCAAGCTTGAACGGCACTACCTCGCGCCGGAAGCTCTCGCCGGAAAATTCGATTTTGCCTCAGACATATTCAGCTTAGGACGGTTATTTCAAGATCTGCTCGACGCCGGTGATCTGGACGAGGCATCGGCTGAAGAGCTGTGTGCCCTGGCCGAAACCATGTGCAGTTTGGAGCCGGCCGAGCGACCCACAGCCGAAGCTGTCGCACATCAGCTGTCGGAGTATCTAGGCGAACAGACCAGCACCGCTATGCCGGCTACTGAGCCGCAGGCGCCTAAAGAGCCGGAAGTGGGTGATACTTACGATACTTGGGAGCTGTTACGCGAGCTCGGCCATGGTGGGTCCAGTCGGGTTTTCTATGCTGAAAGCCACCGTTTTCCCGCCGCACTGAAGATCTTTCATGCTGACGTTCCGCGTGATCGCTGCCTTGCCGAGCGTGACTTCCTTCACTACACAAAAAATCCTTTCATCGCCGGTTTCCATAGTTTTACACAGTGGGCCGGTCATTATTGGTGCATCGCGCAAGAGTATGCCGAAGGGGAAAGCCTGCGCACGCTCATTTCCCAGCATTACCGCCCTGACGCCGGTTTGTTCGCTGAAGTCGCACGGCAGATGTTGACCGCGCTTGAAGCGCTGCATACACCACTGGCCTCGGTCGGCGAGGAGGATGGCCCGGGCAAGGTGATACACAACGACGTAACTCCCGGCAATATTGTGCTCAACCTTGATCGACGCGTGGCCAAGCTGATCGACTTTGGCATGGCGAGCACGCCCGGCCTCACCGTAATTGGTGGCACTCCTGGATATGTGGCTCAGGACTTGGTGAATAAAGACGGCTATAGGGCCGTCCCACAGGGTGATCTCTATGCCTTAGCAATGACCTTGGTCGAGTGGGCAACCGGGCAGCGACCAGAAAATGCAGAGGCGGTGCCGCCGCTATTTGCCAACGAAGTAGAAACGACAGTGTCAGAACAGGTTGCGGCAGTGCTAAGGTGCGCCTTGGGGCCTAGCGACGCACGCTTTACAAGCGCTCGAGTAATGCGCCAGGCACTAGACGAGGCCTTGGCCGAACCCGAAGCAGTCGTCGCCGAGCAGACGCCCGTCGACGATGAGCTTAAGGTGCCAGTCGCAGAGATAGCGCCTGAGCGGCCCGCTAGCGCGATGGGAGTGAGCGACGTTCAGGTCTTCGTTGAGTACCTCAACACCATCCATAACCTCTCGGCCGATAATCGGCATGCGCTCGCAGAGGCGCAGGCCACAAGTAGATACTTCAGCGAGTTGCACGTCGAACTCAAGCTTACCAAGAGCATTGTAAACATATTCTCGCGTGAAGAAGACGCAGTGGTAATGCTCACGGGGCATGCAGGTGACGGCAAATCGACCGTGGCTGTGGAGCTACTCAAACGTGCACGAGGCCTGCCTGCTGGCACACCGCTGCCACAGGCGCCAGACGAGGTCGAGCTCGTTCAGCTCTATGGCCGCCCTTTGGCGATCGTCAAGGATATGAGCGAGCTGCCGGCGAGCGAGCGTCTTGAAAAACTGCGTGATGCGATAACAGGTGCCGGAAACGCCTTGATTGTCAGTAATACTGGGCCGTTGCTGAGCGCCTTCAGCGACTATTTCTCACAACTGAAGGCGAAGGAGGAGGTTGAGCAGAAAGTGCTGCATCGGCTCGATCAGCCATTGCACAACGGAGAGCTGGGTGATAACAATTGCTTGCCTGAAAGCGGTGGTAAGAAGGTCTATATCGCCAATCTGAGTATGCTCAGTAACGTTGATACAGCTGTCGAGTTCCTAGACAAGCTTGTGGCCCACCCTATCTGGGACGAATGCGCTGCTTGCAATGCCGCACCGACTTGTCCCATCAAACTTAACGTCGAGTTGCTACGCGAGTCGGGTCAGGTCGCGCAAGAGCGTGTACGCTTCGTTTATGAGCGGATGACCGCTTACGGTAGACGCATGACAATGCGGCAGCTGACGGCTCATTTGAGCTTTAGCTTGACCGGCGGATTATCGTGTCAGGACGTGCGGACGAGTACCACCGGCGAGCGTCCACTATCGCTATTCAGCGAGAGCTTCTTCGGTCATGTTGGCCCACTCACGGAGCAAGCTGTCGATGCACTCTTTTGCCTGAAGCAAATGGCCGATCTGCATTTCGGCGCTAACTCGAACCCTAAGTTTGACCAGCTCGTTTATGAGGGAAGGCTCGGCGAAGCCTTAGAGCTTCCTAGTCGAGTCGAGCGTAATGTTCTGCGCTGGCAGAAAGAAGCCCGCGATCCGGCAGGTGGCGAAGCACGACGTCGTCTGCGGAGGTTGGTCTACATGTTAGGGCAGCCACGCAGCTCCTATGGTGAGTTTAAATCCGTACTCATTGATGACTTCTTACACTCGCCAATGCTGCGCACCCTTGGCGATTGGGTTAATCAAGGCAGTGTCGACACGGGTCTCGCAAAGCGAAAATTCATCAAGAAGACCCTTGGTGTGCTAATGGAGGAATACATTGGTTGCATGGTCCCAGGCACAGCGCTCGAACGGCTCTTCATCACCTTGCGCCGCCCGGATGAGAGTCTATTTCAGCCCGTGCAAATAGTCCTGAAGACAATTCCTGTTGACGAGTTCGAGTTGACTTTTGATCGCGAGCGCGCGCTGCCAGTGTTGGTGCACAACTCTGCGCGGTTGGGGCTCACTCTGCCGCTACTAGACTACATCGTCAGTCGCAGTCGTGGCGAGATTACCGGTGAACTAGATGCGATCCACCGCGCTAGCCTTGATCAATTCCGTGGCGCGTTGCTCGGCACTGGACACGCTCATCAAGACGTCATCACGGTGCTGCAGATCGATGCCGATGGTGAGGTTATGACCCATAAGTTCAGCGCGAACAGCGATGGACAGAGACTGGTTTATCAATGATGGACAGTAATAGCCGCTTTCCCGACATAGGCCTCACGAAGAGTACTGACTCAAATCGTGCAGTACGCGCCTTTGGGCGCCGCTTCTATCGGGACCAAACCCCGCTGGAATATTTGGCTGAGTTTCTACTCTGCTTTAGCTCGGAGAAGACGCTTTCCGGTGACGTAAAAGCGAGCGGACTTCCTCTTCTCGATGCGCTACCGCGGCAAACGCTAGAGTACTGGCCAGA includes the following:
- a CDS encoding protein kinase, whose protein sequence is MRSYEHCGFEHERKAFARLEQKVPEREGLELYPSVYIPDNSRNVYHECDLLVIAESFAAVVELKHWQGEIDIGHNVWRRNGTAIRDPHEVNLPKAKVFKSLLEQTLPAARIPFVQSIVVLTADNASVSGAHAAFDIIKLLDETKGKIGDHLTFDGIDELAKYLRERIKRDFAAGRQQVSPQDFGKLKKKLDERFVDGLRRKDFSDQISGFKIRQEIEHTARFVSYLAEANPSRGDMLYRLRVFGSASIDPAVQARQFRSLDALERLSPHPHIRPTHRHPNERNLVVEVCPWGDVQTLDQVLESGTTLSHEFTVRVVRDLAFALAHVHADATLIHRNLTPRSVIVGRDDHVELTDFDLAFDAGADYTVISDDLTKLERHYLAPEALAGKFDFASDIFSLGRLFQDLLDAGDLDEASAEELCALAETMCSLEPAERPTAEAVAHQLSEYLGEQTSTAMPATEPQAPKEPEVGDTYDTWELLRELGHGGSSRVFYAESHRFPAALKIFHADVPRDRCLAERDFLHYTKNPFIAGFHSFTQWAGHYWCIAQEYAEGESLRTLISQHYRPDAGLFAEVARQMLTALEALHTPLASVGEEDGPGKVIHNDVTPGNIVLNLDRRVAKLIDFGMASTPGLTVIGGTPGYVAQDLVNKDGYRAVPQGDLYALAMTLVEWATGQRPENAEAVPPLFANEVETTVSEQVAAVLRCALGPSDARFTSARVMRQALDEALAEPEAVVAEQTPVDDELKVPVAEIAPERPASAMGVSDVQVFVEYLNTIHNLSADNRHALAEAQATSRYFSELHVELKLTKSIVNIFSREEDAVVMLTGHAGDGKSTVAVELLKRARGLPAGTPLPQAPDEVELVQLYGRPLAIVKDMSELPASERLEKLRDAITGAGNALIVSNTGPLLSAFSDYFSQLKAKEEVEQKVLHRLDQPLHNGELGDNNCLPESGGKKVYIANLSMLSNVDTAVEFLDKLVAHPIWDECAACNAAPTCPIKLNVELLRESGQVAQERVRFVYERMTAYGRRMTMRQLTAHLSFSLTGGLSCQDVRTSTTGERPLSLFSESFFGHVGPLTEQAVDALFCLKQMADLHFGANSNPKFDQLVYEGRLGEALELPSRVERNVLRWQKEARDPAGGEARRRLRRLVYMLGQPRSSYGEFKSVLIDDFLHSPMLRTLGDWVNQGSVDTGLAKRKFIKKTLGVLMEEYIGCMVPGTALERLFITLRRPDESLFQPVQIVLKTIPVDEFELTFDRERALPVLVHNSARLGLTLPLLDYIVSRSRGEITGELDAIHRASLDQFRGALLGTGHAHQDVITVLQIDADGEVMTHKFSANSDGQRLVYQ